Proteins from a genomic interval of Medicago truncatula cultivar Jemalong A17 chromosome 3, MtrunA17r5.0-ANR, whole genome shotgun sequence:
- the LOC11423049 gene encoding uncharacterized protein — MGASTSSETVSAEQKEAENVAASTGALPILQKAFSKFADSETHAIPIEKLQKCFNFAREGRNYHTENTTDSLPLLLDHLGSSLVDQFFISDDNGINWVEFVKGYNKCCSRVSASIFLNKFIRVFVDVTKKANLDVHLEFESDDVDCKVSGYLLPKHVFLLLSICWAMSWDCRNLKGKGNLSVPDLSHLVTSAVDDKDEGGFDVLDCDVLSLEVQIPVGKFVTWVMSTVPCLPDCLKRYFHARLQIAVTEGDELASSDSSSVGEISSTTVCDILTPGRAWAISITQRNTVNEEISRAFIGSGAGLNDNLIYRSSTHGRGLNRFWSHVEGYHGPLLILVAASSRNGHEGNSAIRKFVIGALTNEGLENKDIFYGTSGCLYSLSPVFHLFPPTGKEKNFVYSHLHPTGRAYQSHPTPVGVAFGGTPGNERIFIDEDFSKVTIRHHAVDKTYQSGSLLPDQGFLPTEAHISEVEVWGLGGKAAKEVQNSYKKREELFTDQRRKIDLKTFANWEDSPEKMMMDMMSDPNAARREDR, encoded by the exons ATGGGAGCATCAACTTCTTCGGAAACAGTTTCTGCCGAACAAAAGGAAGCAGAAAACGTCGCAGCCTCCACCGGAGCTCTTCCGATACTTCAAAAAGCTTTCTCCAAGTTCGCCGATTCCGAAACACACGCAATTCCCAtagaaaaacttcaaaaatgcTTCAATTTCGCTCGCGAAGGTCGAAATTACCATACCGAGAACACAACTGATTCGTTGCCACTGTTATTGGATCACTTAGGTTCATCTTTAGTTGATCAATTTTTCATTTCTGATGATAATGGAATAAACTGGGTTGAATTTGTGAAAGGCTATAACAAGTGTTGTTCAAGGGTTTCTGCATCGATTTTTCTGAACAAGTTCATTAGAGTATTCGTTGATGTTACTAAAAAAGCGAATTTGGATGTTCATTTGGAATTTGAATCTGATGATGTTGATTGTAAGGTTAGCGGGTACCTTCTCCCCAAGCATGTGTTTCTCTTGCTTTCAATTTGTTGGGCTATGTCGTGGGATTGTAGAAATTTGAAAGGGAAAGGGAATTTGAGTGTACCGGATTTGAGTCATTTGGTTACGTCGGCGGTTGATGATAAAGATGAAGGTGGGTTTGATGTATTGGATTGTGATGTTTTGAGCTTGGAAGTTCAGATTCCTGTAGGGAAGTTTGTTACTTGGGTTATGAGTACAGTGCCATGTCTTCCAGATTGCTTAAAGCGGTATTTCCATGCTAGACTGCAAATAGCAGTAACTGAAGGG GATGAATTGGCATCCTCTGATTCCTCCTCTGTTGGAGAAATTTCATCTACAACTGTATGTGATATTTTAACTCCAGGAAGGGCGTGGGCAATTTCTATCACACAGAGAAATACAGTAAATGAAGAGATTTCCAGAGCCTTCATCGGCAGTGGAGCTGGATTGAATGATAACCTTATTTATCG TTCATCCACCCATGGAAGAGGCCTCAACAGATTTTGGTCTCATGTTGAAGGTTACCACGGTCCGTTGCTAATTTTGGTTGCTGCAAGTTCTAGAAATGGTCACGAGGGAAATTCTGCAATCAGGAAATTTGTTATAGGTGCCCTAACAAATGAAGGTCTTGAAAATAAAGATATCTTCTATGGAACCTCTGGTTGTTTATACTCTTTAAGCCCAGTGTTTCATCTATTTCCACCTACCG GTAAGGAAAAGAATTTTGTTTACAGCCACTTGCATCCTACTGGTAGAGCATATCAATCCCACCCAACACCAGTTGGAGTTGCATTTGGTGGAACTCCGGGAAATGAGAGAATATTTATAGATGAAGATTTTTCAAAAGTGACCATTCGCCACCATGCTGTCGACAAAACTTATCAGAGTGGTTCTCTTCTTCCAGATCAG GGTTTCCTTCCTACTGAAGCTCACATTTCAGAAGTTGAAGTTTGGGGACTCGGTGGGAAAGCAGCAAAGGAAGTACAAAACTCTtataagaagagagaagaactttTCACTGATCAAAGACGAAAA ATTGACCTGAAGACATTTGCAAACTGGGAGGATTCACCTGAGAAAATGATGATGGATATGATGTCTGATCCAAATGCTGCTCGAAGGGAAGATCGTTGA
- the LOC11418929 gene encoding serine/threonine-protein kinase ATG1t isoform X1 produces MEYEYDCDFEEKLVREEGNNKNYYYVLKSKIGEGSFSTVWKAEQRPSGEDVAVKQVFLSKLNSHLRASLDCEINFLSSVNHPNIVHLLHFFQGNGCVYLVLEFCAGGNLASYIRCHERVHQLTAKKFIQQLGSGLKVLHSHGIIHRDLKPENILLSSHGADAVLKIADFGLSRTVRPGEYVETVCGTPSYMAPEVLQFQRYDHKADMWSVGAMLFELLNGYPPFNGRNNVQVLKNIRSCTCLPFSQSVLYGMDSACLDICSRLLCLNPVERLSFDEFYFHSFLRGKSLGP; encoded by the exons ATggaatatgaatatgattgtgattttgaagaaaaattggTAAGAGAAGAAGGAAACAACAAAAACTACTATTATGTTTTAAAGTCCAAAATCGGAGAAGGTTCTTTTTCCACAGTGTGGAAAGCTGAACAAAGACCAAGTGGTGAAGATGTAGCGGTGAAGCAAGTCTTTCTCTCCAAACTCAACTCTCACCTCAGAGCTTCCTTGGACTGTGAGATCAACTTTTTGTCTTCTGTTAATCATCCTAATATTGTTCACCTTCTTCACTTCTTCCAG GGTAATGGATGTGTTTACTTGGTTCTTGAGTTTTGTGCTGGAGGGAATCTAGCTTCTTATATTCGATGCCATGAAAGAGTTCATCAACTAACCGCCAAAAAATTCATCCAGCAACTTG GCTCTGGTTTAAAAGTACTACACTCTCATGGCATCATTCATAGAGACTTGAAACCCGAG AACATTTTGCTATCAAGCCATGGTGCCGATGCAGTGCTGAAAATAGCTGATTTTGGTCTCTCAAG AACTGTCCGCCCAGGTGAGTATGTGGAGACAGTTTGTGGAACTCCATCGTACATGGCTCCTGAAGTTCTTCAGTTCCAGAGATATGATCACAAG GCAGACATGTGGAGTGTTGGGGCCATGCTTTTTGAGCTTCTAAATGGTTATCCACCTTTTAATGGCAGAAATAATGTTCAG GTGTTGAAAAACATAAGATCATGTACCTGTCTTCCATTTTCTCAATCGGTCCTTTATGGAATGGATTCTGCCTGTCTTGATATTTGTTCAAGACTACTGTGCTTAAATCCAG TGGAGCGCCTCTCTTTCGATGAATTTTATTTCCATAGCTTTCTACGAGGAAAATCATTGGGACCTTGA
- the LOC11425542 gene encoding UPF0235 protein C15orf40 homolog codes for MAPAKKGKAKAEPKETVPSEKPNNIPSCIRCMPPSSVAITIHAKPGSKSASITDVSDEAVGVQIDAPARDGEANAALLDYISSVLGVKRRQVSLGTGSKSRDKRVIVEDVTQQYVFDALDKVSKQ; via the exons atggcGCCGGCGAAGAAGGGAAAAGCAAAGGCAGAACCAAAGGAAACGGTTCCTTCGGAAAAACCTAACAATATTCCGTCTTGTATTCGCTGCATGCCTCCTTCATCCGTCGCTATAACCATCCACGCTAAACCCGGTTCAAAGTCCGCATCCATAACAg ATGTGAGCGATGAAGCTGTTGGTGTTCAAATTGATGCACCGGCGAGGGATGGCGAAGCAAATGCTGCTCTTCTCGATTACATCAGTTCT GTTTTAGGTGTAAAACGAAGACAAGTATCTCTAGGTACTGGCTCTAAGTCAAGAGATAAAAGGGTCATTGTGGAAGATGTAACTCAGCAATATGTTTTTGACGCTTTGGATAAAGTCTCAAAACAGTAG
- the LOC11423050 gene encoding probable serine/threonine-protein kinase WNK6 — MSLADPEFFEEGSALLEPPDPDVVEIDPTCRYLRYKEVIGKGAFKTVYKAFDEVTGLEVAWSQVRIDEVLQSPGDLERLYSEVHLLRSLKHSNIIRFYNSWIDDKHGNVNMITELFTSGSLRQYRKKHKKVDVKAVKGWARQILMGLVYLHNHNPPIIHRDVKCDNIFINGHQGEVKIGDLGLATLLKQNNAKSVIGTPEFMAPELYDEDYNELADIYSFGMCMLELATSQYPYRECRNSAQIYKKVSSGIKPVSLSTIKDPEIKSFIEKCLVPASQRLSAKELLMDPFLEVNFSVKNRPLPLPDIVLPKFGGFENRCLMSEGPASARIGSSSMELGDTNEQPVITVSYNSVDDAPPSPCVEIRRLMGVDRFFLKGEANDTNSISLVLRIIDQGGRARNIHFIFYLDSDTAMSVSSEMVEQLELAEHNVKFIAELIDLLLTTLIPDWKPCVAIDHLISPNGRRTHMSQQKQLSQLAKYKQNSIDSSQIMREYVGPSTSHERLAEKENIDNMNFEDVFSHASIGLQRTTKTDDLYSMTSYTSATSDYNDKNFSTVSFMSARSGFTDFNFPTVNGWGSQSSLASEIGASYDKKSKFPCMENNNYPLSTSSFHEAEDELRIELEKIERQYQEAMKDLCKRRHDAMMETRKRLSQKNSIIE, encoded by the exons ATGAGTTTGGCGGACCCAGAATTCTTTGAGGAAGGTTCGGCTCTTCTTGAGCCTCCTGATccagatgttgttgaaattgacCCTACTTGTCGTTACCTTAGG TATAAGGAAGTCATAGGCAAAGGAGCTTTCAAGACTGt TTATAAGGCATTTGATGAAGTCACTGGGCTTGAAGTTGCGTGGAGCCAAGTTCGGATTGACGAGGTATTACAATCACCAGGTGACCTAGAAAGGCTCTATTCAGAAGTGCATCTCTTGAGGTCGTTGAAGCACAGTAACATTATAAGGTTCTACAATTCCTGGATTGATGACAAGCACGGGAATGTTAACATGATTACCGAGTTGTTCACCTCAGGGAGCCTCAGACA GTACCGTAAGAAACACAAGAAGGTTGACGTGAAAGCTGTTAAAGGATGGGCGAGACAGATTTTAATGGGTTTAGTCTACCTCCACAATCACAATCCACCTATTATACATAGGGATGTCAAGTGTGATAACATATTTATAAATGGTCATCAAGGAGAAGTTAAGATTGGAGATCTGGGGTTGGCAACTCTCTTGAAGCAGAATAATGCCAAGAGTGTAATTG GAACTCCGGAGTTTATGGCGCCTGAACTGTACGACGAAGATTATAATGAATTAGCCGACATATATTCTTTTGGAATGTGCATGCTGGAGTTGGCTACTTCTCAGTATCCTTATAGAGAATGTAGAAACTCAGCTCAGATATACAAGAAAGTTTCATCT GGCATAAAGCCAGTTTCTCTTTCTACGATCAAAGATCCagaaataaaatcatttattgAGAAATGTCTTGTCCCAGCATCTCAAAGATTATCAGCAAaggagcttctgatggaccctTTTCTTGAAGTGAATTTTTCAGTAAAGAATCGTCCTCTTCCATTACCAGATATTGTTCTACCTAAATTCGGAGGCTTTGAAAATCGTTGTCTAATGTCAGAAGGTCCTGCTAGTGCACGTATTGGATCCAGTTCAATGGAACTTGGTGATACCAATGAGCAACCAGTGATCACTGTATCTTATAATTCTGTCGATGATGCACCACCTTCTCCATGTGTTGAGATACGAAGGTTGATGGGAGTTGATAGATTTTTTCTCAAAGGTGAAGCAAATGACACGAATTCTATATCATTAGTGCTCCGGATAATTGATCAGGGTG GGCGAGCAAGAAATATCCATTTCATATTCTACCTCGACAGTGATACGGCCATGTCAGTGTCAAGTGAAATGGTTGAGCAACTTGAACTTGCCGAGCATAATGTTAAATTCATCGCCGAGTTGATTGATTTGTTATTGACAACATTGATTCCTGATTGGAAACCTTGTGTAGCGATTGACCACTTAATTTCTCCAAATGGTAGACGAACTCATATGAGCCAACAGAAACAACTCTCACAATTGGCAAAGTACAAACAAAACTCAATAGATTCTAGCCAAATCATGAGGGAATATGTAGGTCCCTCAACCTCACATGAGAGATTAgctgaaaaagaaaacattgataatatgaattttgaagATGTTTTCTCCCATGCAAGCATTGGTCTTCAAAGAACAACAAAGACAGATGATTTGTATTCTATGACATCATATACTTCAGCAACATCTGACTACAATGATAAGAATTTTTCTACAGTTTCATTCATGTCTGCTAGGTCAGGATTCACAGACTTCAACTTTCCTACCGTAAATGGGTGGGGGAGCCAATCCTCGCTTGCATCTGAAATCGGGGCATCCTATGATAAAAAGAGCAAGTTTCCATGCATGGAAAACAACAATTATCCCCTTAGTACTTCCTCATTTCATGAAGCTGAGGATGAGTTAAGAATAGAGTTAGAGAAGATTGAACGACAATATCAAGAGGCAATGAAAGATTTATGCAAAAGAAGACACGACGCCATGATGGAGACCAGAAAGAGGCTatcacaaaaaaattcaatcatagAATAA
- the LOC11420712 gene encoding serine/threonine-protein kinase ATG1t, whose translation MQQLEHFAIKPWCGYTTEDSLFWYLKVSMLRQFVELHYTWLLSPEVLQFQRYDHKADMWSAGAMHFELLNGYPPFNGRNNVQVLKNIKSCTCLPFSQSILYGLDSACLDICSRVKTIVLKSS comes from the exons AACATTTTGCTATCAAGCCATGGTGCGGATACACAACTGAAGATAGCTTATTTTGGTATCTCAAG GTGAGTATGTTGAGACAGTTTGTGGAACTCCATTATACATGGCTCCTGTCTCCTGAAGTTCTACAGTTCCAGAGATATGATCACAAG GCAGACATGTGGAGTGCTGGGGCCATGCATTTTGAGCTTCTAAATGGTTATCCACCTTTTAACGGCAGAAATAATGTTCAG GTGTTGAAAAACATCAAATCCTGTACCTGTCTTCCATTTTCTCAATCAATTCTTTATGGATTGGACTCTGCCTGTCTTGATATTTGTTCAAGAGTCAAGACTATTGTGCTTAAATCCAG TTGA
- the LOC11421255 gene encoding uncharacterized protein, with the protein MLVHFYKICMLLILNMIKKIKNKEAKEFKSLSLSKLVRANISSKDVPFTAMYNVEFLCIFLRPGVTFKSIPVLQNLIHIELWFSYKLFRSWDGIVELLQNCPKLQILFIRKGIKLSLSKDLEFPISAIECVPSNLRSCTIVNFNGSDIPFSTYILQNARLLEVMKIIVRDSSSEGMQEHEIIEKLSTCPRMMSPDVNFRFNLFNN; encoded by the exons ATGCTTGTCCACTTCTACAAGATTTGCATGCTTCttatattaaatatgataaaaaaaataaaaaataaggaagCAAAAGAGTTTAAATCCTTGTCCTTGTCTAAGTTGGTTAGAGCCAATATCAGTTCAAAAGATGTTCCATTTACTGCGATGTATAATGTTGAGTTTCTATGCATATTCCTGAGACCAGGGGTTACCTTCAAAAGCATTCCCGTGCTCCAAAACTTAATTCACATTGAACTATGGTTTTCTTATAAATTGTTTCGCAGCTGGGATGGTATAGTAGAATTGCTCCAGAATTGTCCCAAGCTTCAAATTCTTTTCATAAGAAAG GGGATCAAACTCAGCTTATCCAAAGATTTGGAATTCCCAATTTCAGCTATTGAATGTGTTCCGTCTAACCTCAGATCATGTACTATTGTTAACTTCAATGGCTCAGATATCCCATTTTCAACTTATATTTTGCAGAATGCGAGGCTTTTAGAAGTGATGAAAATCATTGTTAGGGATAGCTCCTCAGAGGGAATGCAAGAGCAtgaaattatagaaaaattatCCACCTGTCCAAGGATGATGTCTCCGGATGTAAACTTtcgttttaatttatttaataactag
- the LOC11418929 gene encoding serine/threonine-protein kinase ATG1t isoform X2: MEYEYDCDFEEKLVREEGNNKNYYYVLKSKIGEGSFSTVWKAEQRPSGEDVAVKQVFLSKLNSHLRASLDCEINFLSSVNHPNIVHLLHFFQGNGCVYLVLEFCAGGNLASYIRCHERVHQLTAKKFIQQLGSGLKVLHSHGIIHRDLKPENILLSSHGADAVLKIADFGLSRTVRPGEYVETVCGTPSYMAPEVLQFQRYDHKADMWSVGAMLFELLNGYPPFNGRNNVQVLKNIRSCTCLPFSQSVLYGMDSACLDICSRLLCLNPVFPPCCSGAPLFR; the protein is encoded by the exons ATggaatatgaatatgattgtgattttgaagaaaaattggTAAGAGAAGAAGGAAACAACAAAAACTACTATTATGTTTTAAAGTCCAAAATCGGAGAAGGTTCTTTTTCCACAGTGTGGAAAGCTGAACAAAGACCAAGTGGTGAAGATGTAGCGGTGAAGCAAGTCTTTCTCTCCAAACTCAACTCTCACCTCAGAGCTTCCTTGGACTGTGAGATCAACTTTTTGTCTTCTGTTAATCATCCTAATATTGTTCACCTTCTTCACTTCTTCCAG GGTAATGGATGTGTTTACTTGGTTCTTGAGTTTTGTGCTGGAGGGAATCTAGCTTCTTATATTCGATGCCATGAAAGAGTTCATCAACTAACCGCCAAAAAATTCATCCAGCAACTTG GCTCTGGTTTAAAAGTACTACACTCTCATGGCATCATTCATAGAGACTTGAAACCCGAG AACATTTTGCTATCAAGCCATGGTGCCGATGCAGTGCTGAAAATAGCTGATTTTGGTCTCTCAAG AACTGTCCGCCCAGGTGAGTATGTGGAGACAGTTTGTGGAACTCCATCGTACATGGCTCCTGAAGTTCTTCAGTTCCAGAGATATGATCACAAG GCAGACATGTGGAGTGTTGGGGCCATGCTTTTTGAGCTTCTAAATGGTTATCCACCTTTTAATGGCAGAAATAATGTTCAG GTGTTGAAAAACATAAGATCATGTACCTGTCTTCCATTTTCTCAATCGGTCCTTTATGGAATGGATTCTGCCTGTCTTGATATTTGTTCAAGACTACTGTGCTTAAATCCAG TATTTCCACCTTGTTGCAGTGGAGCGCCTCTCTTTCGATGA